One Terriglobia bacterium genomic window, TTGCGGCCCACCTGGGGAGCCAGCACGTCATTGGCGGCCAGGTAGACGCCATCGTAAAGCAGCGTGCCTTTAGGGCGCGAGATGGGAATGGGCCCCTGACCCAGCCCAGGAATGCCCTGGGTCGCGGTGCCGGTGTTGATGCGGGCTTTGTTGAGGCCGGCTTTCAGCAGACGGACGTCCGTGGTCAGGTCCTGGAGCAGGTCCACGGAAACGTCAAAGCTGATCACGAAGGCCAGGTCTCTGTCGGTGATCACCTGGCGGAGGAAGTCGCCGGCCACGATCTTTTCCTCGGGCAGCATGTGCTGCATGCTGCCGCTGGAATCAATCAGGATCCCCAGCGTCAGCGGCTGGTTACTGACGGCGGCAAAGTTCTTGATGACCTGCGGCTTGCCTTCTTCGAAGACGTCAAACTGGTCTTGCTTCAGGTCGGGGACCAGCGCGCCGTGCTTGTCCTTCACGTTGAAGAACAGGTTCACCAGCTTCACGTTCTGGCGAAAGACCGGCGTCTGTTCGGGCCGCGCCGCCGGGGCCTTGTTCTTGTCGGCGTTCTTGTCGTTCGTCTGGGCCAGAGCGGTGGAAATACACAAGGACGCCAGCAACAAGGCGAGAATCGGGTTCCGCATAAGCGAACACTGCCTTTCTAGGGAGGAATTGGGCTTGAACGTCAGCTGATTAGATGCTCAGGCCCTGTCTCCTGAATGCCTGGAAAGCATACAATGAAAGAAGAAAACATTGCGCCTGGCGACTGCCGGAACGCAAAAGTACGGCTGCCTGACCGTTCTGCTCAGCAGGGAACATGCCTGGCGGGAAAACGCCTGGCAGGATGACGTCTGGCGCCGGGGATTGCGCTTGGCTTCCCCGGCGAAAATGGCGGTCCGCCCAGGCCGGATTCAGGTTCCTGGCCCGGAAAAGTACGTCGTACGCTGTGGTAGGAGGGGTTCATGCTCGGTTTTAGCGCAAGGTCCATTTTTT contains:
- a CDS encoding VWA domain-containing protein, producing MRNPILALLLASLCISTALAQTNDKNADKNKAPAARPEQTPVFRQNVKLVNLFFNVKDKHGALVPDLKQDQFDVFEEGKPQVIKNFAAVSNQPLTLGILIDSSGSMQHMLPEEKIVAGDFLRQVITDRDLAFVISFDVSVDLLQDLTTDVRLLKAGLNKARINTGTATQGIPGLGQGPIPISRPKGTLLYDGVYLAANDVLAPQVGRKAVVVLTDGVDQGSRLRLKESIEAAQKADVICYVLLISDPQYGSDPHDMSQLADQTGGRMIIVNRPEKLQKAFSEISNELRSQYYLSYTPTETRNDGKFRKIEVKSKDGYRIQARRGYYAPID